The proteins below are encoded in one region of Bifidobacterium catenulatum DSM 16992 = JCM 1194 = LMG 11043:
- the rplR gene encoding 50S ribosomal protein L18, which yields MSVQIFGKGKKVALQRRHARLRKRISGTPELPRLVVTRSNRHMVAQIIDDTKGITLVSESTLMSDFAGFEGTKTEAAKKVGELIAKKAQDAGITAVVFDRGGNKYHGRVAAVAEGAREGGLAL from the coding sequence ATGAGCGTCCAGATTTTCGGTAAGGGCAAGAAGGTCGCGCTCCAGCGCCGTCACGCTCGTCTGCGCAAGCGTATCAGCGGTACCCCGGAGCTCCCGCGTCTGGTGGTTACCCGTTCCAACCGTCACATGGTTGCCCAGATCATCGACGACACCAAGGGCATTACTTTGGTGAGCGAATCCACTCTGATGAGCGATTTCGCTGGTTTTGAGGGCACCAAGACCGAAGCCGCCAAGAAGGTCGGCGAACTGATTGCCAAGAAGGCTCAGGACGCAGGCATCACCGCGGTTGTGTTCGATCGTGGCGGCAACAAGTATCATGGCCGCGTCGCAGCTGTCGCTGAAGGCGCCCGCGAGGGAGGTCTGGCACTGTGA
- the rplF gene encoding 50S ribosomal protein L6: MASHIGKLPVTIPAGVEVKIDGQSFTAKGVKGTDSYEIPEGITAQVEGNEIILVPADDLRPTRAKHGLARSIVASMVKGVHEGYAKTLDIVGTGYRAQAKGKGIEFSLGYSHTITVEPPEGIEFELPNPNQVIVKGIDKQAVGQCAANIRKLRAPEPYKGKGVKYSDERILRKAGKAGK, translated from the coding sequence ATGGCATCGCATATTGGTAAGCTCCCCGTCACCATTCCTGCTGGCGTGGAAGTTAAGATCGACGGTCAGTCCTTCACCGCCAAGGGCGTTAAGGGCACTGACTCCTACGAGATTCCGGAAGGCATCACCGCTCAGGTCGAAGGCAACGAGATCATCCTCGTCCCGGCTGACGATCTGCGCCCGACCCGTGCAAAGCACGGCCTGGCTCGTTCCATTGTGGCGAGCATGGTCAAGGGCGTGCACGAGGGCTATGCCAAGACCCTGGATATCGTCGGCACCGGTTACCGTGCTCAGGCGAAGGGTAAGGGTATCGAGTTCTCCCTCGGTTATTCCCACACCATCACCGTTGAGCCGCCGGAAGGCATCGAGTTCGAACTGCCGAACCCGAATCAGGTGATCGTCAAGGGTATCGACAAGCAGGCTGTCGGCCAGTGCGCCGCTAACATCCGCAAGCTTCGCGCTCCGGAACCCTACAAGGGCAAGGGCGTCAAGTACTCGGATGAACGCATCCTGCGCAAGGCTGGAAAGGCTGGTAAGTAA
- the rplO gene encoding 50S ribosomal protein L15, translated as MADILQMHDLKPAPGAKKDRIRVGRGEGSKGKTSGRGDKGTKKRYQVRPGFEGGQLPLYMRLPKLRGFKSPFKKEYQVVNVAALAELFPQGGEITVADLVAKGAVRDGYPVKVLGDGEVSAAYTIKGVKASASAKSKIEAAGGSISED; from the coding sequence ATGGCAGATATTCTGCAGATGCATGACCTGAAGCCGGCTCCGGGCGCCAAGAAGGATCGCATTCGCGTCGGTCGTGGTGAAGGCTCCAAGGGTAAGACCTCGGGCCGTGGCGACAAGGGTACCAAGAAGCGCTATCAGGTTCGCCCGGGCTTCGAAGGTGGCCAGCTGCCGCTGTACATGCGCCTTCCGAAGCTGCGTGGCTTCAAGAGCCCGTTCAAGAAGGAATATCAGGTCGTCAACGTCGCAGCTCTTGCGGAACTGTTCCCGCAGGGTGGCGAGATTACCGTTGCCGATTTGGTTGCCAAGGGTGCCGTGCGTGACGGCTACCCGGTCAAGGTCCTGGGCGACGGCGAGGTTTCGGCTGCCTACACCATCAAGGGTGTCAAGGCTTCCGCTTCTGCCAAGTCCAAGATTGAGGCTGCCGGCGGCTCCATCTCCGAGGACTGA
- the secY gene encoding preprotein translocase subunit SecY: MRTLIQALKTKELRNKILFTLGIIIIYRIGSFIPTPGVDYKVVQQCVGSMNSTSENFIGLVNLFSGGAMLQLSIFALGVMPYITASIVIQLLRVVIPRFEALHKEGQSGEAKLTQYTRYLTIGLAVLQSTTILVTARSGALFNYQCSQVVPDGSVWNLVVMVLIMTGGTGLIMWMAELITDKGLGQGMSILIFMSICSGFLPQLWEIGWGTKGTDGNWAKFAAVVGVLLVIMILVIYVELSQRRIPVQYTRRMIGRKMYGGSSTYLPLKINMSGVIPPIFASSILAIPTLIAQFGKSDQSWVKWINSNLANTTSVWYIALYALMIVFFCFFYTEITFNPDETADNMKQYGGFIPGIRAGSATSRYLSYVMNRLNTVGAVYLLFVALIPTVLIMALDLNTKLPFGGTTILIIAGVGLDTLRQAKAQTEQFQYAGFLFEGTDHKEGK, from the coding sequence GTGAGGACGTTAATCCAGGCCTTGAAAACCAAGGAGTTGAGGAACAAGATCCTCTTCACTCTTGGTATCATCATCATTTATCGTATTGGTTCGTTCATTCCGACCCCAGGTGTCGACTACAAGGTGGTCCAGCAGTGCGTCGGCTCGATGAACAGCACCTCCGAGAACTTCATTGGTCTGGTGAACCTCTTCTCTGGCGGCGCAATGTTGCAGCTGTCGATCTTCGCGCTAGGCGTCATGCCGTACATCACGGCATCTATCGTCATCCAGCTGCTCCGCGTGGTCATTCCCCGCTTTGAGGCGCTGCATAAGGAAGGCCAGTCTGGTGAAGCCAAGCTGACCCAGTACACCCGTTACCTGACCATTGGCCTCGCTGTGCTGCAGTCCACCACCATTCTGGTGACCGCCCGCTCCGGTGCCCTGTTCAACTATCAGTGCTCCCAGGTCGTGCCTGACGGTTCCGTCTGGAACCTCGTGGTCATGGTGCTGATCATGACCGGTGGTACGGGCCTGATCATGTGGATGGCCGAATTGATCACCGATAAGGGTCTTGGCCAGGGTATGTCCATCCTTATCTTCATGTCCATCTGTTCCGGCTTCCTGCCGCAGTTGTGGGAGATCGGTTGGGGCACCAAAGGCACCGATGGCAATTGGGCGAAGTTCGCCGCGGTCGTCGGCGTGCTGTTGGTTATCATGATCCTCGTCATCTACGTCGAGCTTTCCCAGCGTCGTATTCCGGTGCAGTACACCCGTCGTATGATTGGCCGTAAGATGTACGGCGGATCCTCTACCTATCTGCCGCTGAAGATCAATATGAGCGGCGTTATTCCGCCGATCTTCGCGTCCTCCATTCTGGCCATCCCGACCCTGATCGCACAGTTCGGCAAATCCGACCAGTCCTGGGTCAAGTGGATTAACTCCAACCTGGCCAATACCACTTCCGTGTGGTACATCGCACTGTACGCGTTGATGATCGTGTTCTTCTGCTTCTTCTACACGGAAATCACCTTCAACCCGGACGAGACCGCAGACAACATGAAGCAGTACGGCGGCTTCATTCCGGGAATCCGTGCAGGCAGCGCCACCAGCCGTTATCTGAGCTACGTGATGAACAGGCTCAACACCGTCGGTGCCGTGTATCTGCTATTCGTGGCGCTTATTCCGACCGTGCTCATCATGGCGCTTGACCTCAACACCAAGTTGCCGTTCGGCGGCACCACCATCCTGATCATCGCAGGCGTCGGCCTCGACACCCTGCGCCAGGCCAAGGCCCAGACC
- the rpsE gene encoding 30S ribosomal protein S5, whose amino-acid sequence MSDNEKETQVAEETQNTQAAAEATNEDRKSRRGQRGEGRRGERRNRREESHENEMLDRVVTINRVSKTHKGGRTFSFAALVVVGDGNGTVGVGYGKSREVPAAIAKGQLDAKKHMFTVPRVKGTVTHPVIGHDAAGTVLLRPAAPGTGVIAGGAVRAVMECAGITDVLTKSMGSATAVNVVRATVDALKKLEEPEEIAARRGMSLEEVAPDSLLRARAEGIAEARKAREEAQAKAAQKDGE is encoded by the coding sequence GTGAGCGACAACGAAAAGGAAACCCAAGTGGCTGAAGAAACTCAGAACACTCAGGCTGCTGCTGAGGCTACCAACGAGGATCGCAAGTCCCGTCGTGGCCAGCGTGGTGAGGGTCGTCGTGGCGAGCGTCGCAACCGTCGTGAGGAATCTCACGAGAACGAGATGCTCGATCGCGTGGTGACCATCAACCGTGTGTCCAAGACCCACAAGGGTGGTCGTACGTTCAGCTTCGCCGCCCTCGTGGTGGTTGGCGACGGCAACGGCACCGTGGGCGTCGGCTACGGCAAGTCCCGTGAGGTCCCGGCTGCAATCGCCAAGGGCCAGCTGGATGCCAAGAAGCACATGTTCACTGTTCCGCGCGTCAAGGGCACCGTCACCCACCCGGTGATCGGTCATGATGCCGCAGGTACCGTGCTCCTGCGCCCGGCTGCTCCGGGTACCGGCGTTATCGCCGGCGGTGCAGTCCGTGCTGTCATGGAATGCGCTGGCATCACCGACGTCCTGACCAAGTCGATGGGCTCCGCCACCGCCGTCAACGTGGTGCGTGCGACTGTCGACGCTCTCAAGAAGCTCGAAGAGCCGGAAGAGATCGCAGCTCGTCGTGGCATGTCCCTCGAAGAGGTGGCTCCTGACTCCCTGCTGCGTGCTCGCGCCGAAGGCATCGCCGAGGCTCGCAAGGCCCGTGAAGAAGCACAGGCCAAGGCCGCTCAGAAGGACGGTGAGTGA
- the rpmD gene encoding 50S ribosomal protein L30, whose translation MMTNLNIKLHHGLVNSTPKQRAAAQTLGLNKIGKTVTREDTPALRGQLLVLRHLVTVEEAD comes from the coding sequence GTGATGACTAACCTGAACATCAAGCTGCACCACGGTCTGGTGAACTCCACTCCGAAGCAGCGTGCTGCGGCTCAGACTCTGGGCCTGAACAAGATTGGCAAGACCGTGACTCGTGAGGACACCCCGGCCCTTCGTGGCCAGCTGCTGGTTCTCCGTCACCTGGTCACCGTTGAGGAGGCTGACTGA